One Euwallacea similis isolate ESF13 chromosome 26, ESF131.1, whole genome shotgun sequence genomic window carries:
- the LOC136417163 gene encoding piggyBac transposable element-derived protein 4-like, translating to MSGIDRQDQMLLYYSSERKTIRWPKKMFIHAIGMMLFNAQHLFKKYSRQKMPLFEFRMNVIKNLVPPITNDIPLKIQGHTLVKRDLGGKKQISRKRCQSCSKNGKRTQTIYECQLCPGTPGYYLECSDIIHK from the coding sequence atgtCAGGAATTGACCGACAGGATCAGATGCTGTTATACTATTCATCAGAAAGAAAAACTATTCGTTGGccaaagaaaatgtttatacATGCTATAGGGATGATGCTTTTCAATGCacaacatttatttaaaaaatattctagacAGAAAATGCCTTTATTTGAATTCAGGatgaatgtaataaaaaatttggtgCCGCCAATCACTAACGATATACCTCTGAAAATTCAAGGACACACGTTAGTGAAACGAGATTTAGGCGGAAAGAAACAAATATCCAGAAAAAGATGTCAGTCTTGTAGTAAAAATGGAAAGCGCACGCAAACCATATATGAATGTCAATTATGCCCAGGTACTCCAGGATATTACTTGGAGTGTAGCGATATTATTCACAAATAA